The sequence CTTggaaaacatcaattttttttattgatctcATTATTCTCAAtcgtgaacaataatttttcatCTGAAAAATAGTAGTGCATTTGATTATATTCCGTTGATTCAACAGCCTCAATCTCAAACAAGTCTAGTAAGAAAAGTCAATCCAAATCAGTGGTTTGGATCATAGTTTTCTCAATGGTGGCATTGATAATTCCCTTAATATACTTCTGTTCAcggggaaagaagaagatgatacaCAAAGGTAAACTAATTTCTATTCTCCTATATATCAAATGCCACTATTgtaagatatatgtatatatatatatattcatctctTCACTAAGGTATCCTAATAATATTAAGCTTTTGTTTCATATAATCATTTTGAGATAGGCGTTAGAGGAAATGGTGAATTTGAACTAGCACAACTTCAATGGAGTACTCTAATGGAGGCTACACACAACTTTGCTAAGACAAATATTCTAGGAAAAGGTGGTTTTGGCCTTGTCTATAAGGTAATCCATGTATATATAGATCAGATTAAATGATTTATTACATAAGAACTTGTGATTAAAACATTAACTCCTTACAGGGGAAGCTGGCTGAGGGACGTGAAATAGCGGTTAAAAGACTCTCAAGGAATTCAACACAAGGCATTGATGAGTTTGAAAATGAAGTTGCTTTTATTGCAAAGCTTCAACACTGTAACCTCGTGCGACTTTTAGGATACTGCATTAAAGGAGATGAAAAGATTCTTGTCTATGAGTATATGCCCAATAGAAGCTTGGATGCATTTCTATTTGgttagtgtgtgtgtgttttgttttaaattatttagctAGTTTTAATTTGCTTCTCCTGAAATATACATATTCTTCATTATAATTGCCATAGGTTTGaatctcttgatttttttttgtatgcaCATAATTAGACAAAGAAAAAGGAGATCATTTGGACTGGAAAACACGCTTCCACATCATTGAAGGCATTGCTCGAGGTCTTTTATATCTTCATCAAGACTCAAGATTAAGAATCATACATAGAGATCTCAAAGCAAGTAACATCCTTCTAGACATTGAAATGAATCCTAAAATCTCAGACTTTGGTTTAGCCAGAAATTTTGGAGATCGTGAAACAATGATCAAGACAAGAAAAGTAGTTGGTACATAGTGAGTCAACTTTCACAATTTCTATATTATCTTATATTAAaccaaattttatatatatcaatgatTATAAATGGTAAAAATGCAGTGGATATATGGCCCCAGAGTATGCATTGGATGGAGTTTTTTCAATGAAGTCAGATGTGTTTAGCTTTGGGGTATTAATCTTGGAAATCATAAGTGGCCAAAGAAATAGGGTTTTCCTCTCAAATCCACACCTTTACCTTCTTGGGAGAGTAAGTagtgcaatatatatatatatatatatatatatatatatatatatatattggacaatttattttaatatattaaaatttagccACTATTTCtaagaataaaaacatattatcaTTGCACTAATAATTAAGCAATCATTGCAGGCTTGGAGATTATGGAATGACGGGAAGGTTTTGGATTTATTAGATCCATTAATCTGCAACTCATTTTCAGTGACTCAAGTTATGAGATGTATAAATATAGGTCTCTTGTGTGTTCAAGAAAAGCCGGAAGATAGACCAATCATGTCATCAGTAGTTATCATGATAGGCAATGATGATGCCCCATTACTGGAGCCTAAAGAACcgggttttaatgctattttttcCACTAAACA comes from Dioscorea cayenensis subsp. rotundata cultivar TDr96_F1 chromosome 15, TDr96_F1_v2_PseudoChromosome.rev07_lg8_w22 25.fasta, whole genome shotgun sequence and encodes:
- the LOC120277326 gene encoding receptor-like serine/threonine-protein kinase SD1-8, which codes for MVALTNPVAQLLDDGNFVIREANSSEFASQSFDYLTDTLLSGMKLGWDLRTGLNRNLTSWRSKDDPSPGSYVISMDLEGIPQVNLWSVSTKKWRSRPWIDVKFGSTEDMPQPYGLRFGFVNNKDEVYYMYNSTGTKFVGRVLLDHSGMTNHFVWIESTGMWNFFMNYPKNECQEYSRCGPYGMCAIDVWPICRCLQGFKPKSPQEWPIMDASFGCERLTALDCKNRSDGFMTVTLAELPETSNAIVYANISQDECRGRCLKKCSCTAYATANISCAGLGCVIWVTELIDLRMSSHPTQDIFVRLAAADLASISNKSSKKSQSKSVVWIIVFSMVALIIPLIYFCSRGKKKMIHKGVRGNGEFELAQLQWSTLMEATHNFAKTNILGKGGFGLVYKGKLAEGREIAVKRLSRNSTQGIDEFENEVAFIAKLQHCNLVRLLGYCIKGDEKILVYEYMPNRSLDAFLFDKEKGDHLDWKTRFHIIEGIARGLLYLHQDSRLRIIHRDLKASNILLDIEMNPKISDFGLARNFGDRETMIKTRKVVGTYGYMAPEYALDGVFSMKSDVFSFGVLILEIISGQRNRVFLSNPHLYLLGRAWRLWNDGKVLDLLDPLICNSFSVTQVMRCINIGLLCVQEKPEDRPIMSSVVIMIGNDDAPLLEPKEPGFNAIFSTKHDAALNQNELHTFNDITLTEQTGR